One Oncorhynchus mykiss isolate Arlee chromosome 9, USDA_OmykA_1.1, whole genome shotgun sequence genomic window, tatttaggagcctcttggacctagacttggcactctggtactgcttgccgtgtagtagcagagagaacagtttatgactaaagtggctggagtttttgacaatttttagggccttcctctgacaccgcctggtacagaggtcctggatggcaggaagcttggccctggtgatgtgctgggccgtacgcactaccctctgtagtgccttgcggtcggaggccgagtagttgtcataccaggcagtgatgcaatccgtcaaatgctctcgatggtgcagctgtaaaaccttttgaggatctgaggacccatgacaaatcttttcagtctcctgagggggaataggttttattgtgtcctcttcacgactgtcttggtgtgcttggaccatgttagtttgttggtcatgtggacaccaaggaacttgaagctctcaaccttctccactacagccccgtcgaagagaatgggggcgtgcttcgtcctcattttcctgtagtccacaatcatctcctttgtcttgatcacgttgaaggagaggttgttgtccttgcaccacatggtcaggtctctggcctcctccctataggctgtctcatcgttaaATTGTTTTCCATcgtattttcaactctactgatgttTCTCACAAAACAATTGTTTTATATAGCGAGATTATATTATGGACAAAATAGTAAGAATGGTAGCCAAGCATCGATTATCATGTCACCAAAATAAGATccttgatatttattggaaaggggcatcaagctcatcaccttgcactttcaccaccctgtttGGTTCATAATTGAGTTCCTCTGTaccctaataaactgcatgctttcctgatGAGTCGTAGAGGGAGGACCACAGAACATGTTATCACGTGACTAAGTTTAattcaatatgatggttattatatcaataccaacccaaaaagatcccaccttgtctggagtattttgttttgtcgacattaaaaggttggatggaaacctggttaatgaTTATGTTTTTTTGGTGACAATCAGCACATTTTGCATTATGGTACCACAAACAAAGTACTATGGTAGTGAATTGATGTTAGCGTCATCTGTTAGATAGCAAAAAAAGTTGGAAGCTACTGGTATGTTCTGTTcttgcattgtaaagtgttctagcCTGTAAAGGACATTGCTTTGCGAACAGTAATTAACAGTTGCAACATTTCTACATTATTCAACTGTTTGCTTCTGTATAGCATGAgaggggagctaacatgatgcatccCAGACTCCCAGTGAGTTCAGTGGTTCCTCAATACAGGCTAGATCTAGCAATGGATAACTGGAGCAGGCACGGTGCTCTCGTGCCATAAGGTGATATTGTCTACAGACTTGATCCTTTCTCAGTCAGTAGACAAAGTGAAACGCGTATGATAGAAGTACCGAAAGTAACAAATTCTAGTACCaaactgttttttaaatgttatagGATATAAAAAGTTCTGAACTTTCggtataccgtgcaacactacTGTGGGTGCCTAACAGAGCTAGTCCTTAAGGCAATTTTCACATGCATGGTTGGTTGGGTGAGACATAGACATTCTTAGTTGGCTTACCCGCTCTTTGTCACTTGCTTCACGAGACACCAGAGAGCCCTGAGTATCAATAAGATTAGAGTTTAATAGGCAAGGTCAGGGATTATACGAGTGTAAATCATGAAGTAGCGTAAGGAACAAGCATTACAGAACAGTACAGGTGTACAAGCATTATACAACAGCTGACTagagttgcaaaattccagtaactttccccAAAAGTATTTAAGAAATAAATCCTCCAATCAGGATTCCTGGAAAACCTGGGGATTTTCAGTAAGTAACAGGAATTTTTCAACCctaggtgtgtctctctctcatctggatgtagtactgtgtgtgtgtgtgtgtacgcgtttGTGTTTTCGTTCAGTCTCACCTTAAGGTCGTACTTCCTGTGCACCACCAGTCTGTGGCTGAACATGTTCCTCATGACGATCAGGTAGGTCTCCTCATTCTCTACACCCACACGGTACATCCCCAGGAACTGGGGCAGCAGAGTGCTGCCGTGACACTTCACTATGTGCTGCAgccagggagaagagggggacaaATTAATGGCGAATAGACTGTGATTGTGTCTGAAATTACTccaagggccttggtcaaaagtagtgcattatatagagccatttaaaaaataataattttacaaGCAAACGTCACGTTTGAGGGATGCACACACATCCCACACCAAAAACCTCTGTAGCAGGATAGCTAACGCTTAAGTCGAGACCTTGACTAATAGTGAGTGagtgattaaaaataaaaacatgcaaGACTGATGGCTATAGCTCTGTTCAACAAGTATATTCTTCTTCTGGCTATACCCATCTCTATTTGTGATATTTTACCTTGCCTGGCTGGCTTGCTACAGTAGGTAATCAAACCTCTGATGAAATCTGTGATGTATATGATTACATGTTTGTTAACTTGAATGAGCTGCATTTGAAGTTGCACGTGATCATATCCACTGCTAGGTAAACAGAGCTTTTTGATTCCAAACTGCGCTCACAACTTCTCATAAAGCGGCCGGGAAATGGTTCTGTGGAATAGGATGCCATCTGGAACACATCAGTACTATACATTCACATGACTCCTTTCACCTCTGGTTGAATATGAAAATGAAACATTTTTCTACACTGGAACCGAATTGCTTGCTCTTACATTTTCTCTTcaccttgctctttctctctttccaggTTACAAATATGTCTCCACTTAGTCTGATCAAAAATGTTTCAGACCAAGTGTCAAATTGAAACAGAGGTGGTCCCTGCAGATATCTCCTTACTAttaacctttctggcgcaggcgttccgctagcgacccacctcgacaacatctggtgaaattgcagagtgccaaatccAAAAGTCATAATGaacataaaaaatacaagtgttatgcatcagtttaaagattaacttcttgataatccagccgctttgtcagattccAAAAAggatttacggcgaaagcataccatgctgAGGACAGCGCACggcttacaaaagcatacaaacattttacaaccaagtaaaggaattacaaaagtcagaaatagcgataaaattagtcacttacctttgaagaacttcatatggttgcagtcacaagagtcccagctacacaataatgttttgttttgttcgataaagtccctctttatatcccaaaactctgttttgttggcgcgtttcattcagtaatccactggctcaacgccggtcaaaacatgcagatgaatacatcctaatagtaccggtaaagttcgtCTATTCATATCAAAttatgtttataattaatcctcaggttttcaattgtctaaataatcaataatatttcaaccggacaatagcgtattcaattaaaaggaaaaacaacgaagggggCGCAATCGGTCACGCGCAAACCAGCAATACATGATTCTACACtccactgacagaaaggtctcattcttcttcatttttcagaaaacaagcctgaacaatgtctaaagactgacatctagtggaagctataggaactgcaatctgggtccgaacccattagatactctaaatcaaatcaaattttaatttgtcacatacacatggttagtagatattaatgcgagtgtagcgaaatgcttgtgcttctagttccgacaatgcagtaataaccaacgagtaatctaacctaacaattccacaactacaaccttatacacacacaagtgtaaggggataaagaatatgtacataaagatatgaatgagtgatggtacagaacggatgaggcaagatgcagtggatggtttcgagtacagtatatacagtggggaaaaaaaattgtgcaagttctcccacttaaaaaagatgagagaggcctgtaattttcatcataggtacacttcaactatgacagacaaaatgagagaaaaaaaatccagaaaatcacattgtaggattttttatgaatttatttgcaaattatggtggaaaatatgtatttggtcacctacaaacatgcaagatttctggctctcacagaactgtaacttcttctttaagaggctcctctgtcctccactcgttacctgcattaatggcatctgtttgaaAAAGactcctgtccacaacctcaaacagtcacactccaaactccactatggccaagaccaaagagctgtcaaaggacaccagaaacaaaattgtagacctgcaccaggctgggaagactgaatctgcaataggtaagcagcttggtttgaagaaatcaactgtgggagcaattattaggaaatggaagacatacaagaccactgaaaatctccctcgatctggggctccacgcaagatctcaccccgtggggtcaaaatgatcacaagaacggtgagcaaaaatcccagaaccacacgaggggacctagtgaatgacctgcagagagctgggaccaaagtaacaaagcctaccatcagcaagggcattgaagatgaaacgtggctgggtctttcagcatgacaatgatcccaaacacaccgcccggacaacgaaggagtgacttcgtaagaagcatttcaaggtcctggagtggcctagccagtctcccgatctcaacaccatagaaaatctttggagggagttgaaagtctgtgttgcccagcaacagccccaaaacatcactgctctagaggagatctgcatggaggaatgggccaaaataccagcaacagtgtgtgaaaaccttgtgaagactgggaccaaagtaacaaagcctaccatcagcaagggcattgaagatgaaacgtggctgggtctttcagcatgacaatgatcccaaacacaccgcccggacaacgaaggagtgacttcgtaagaagcatttcaaggtcctggagtggcctagccagtctcccgatctcaacaccatagaaaatctttggagggagttgaaagtctgtgttgcccagcaacagccccaaaacatcactgctctagaggagatctgcatggaggaatgggccaaaataccagcaacagtgtgtgaaaaccttgtgaagacttacagaaaacatctgacctctgtcattgccaacaaaggttgtatataacaaagtattgagataaataagtatttgtcaataacaaaagttttccaccataatttgcaaataaattcataaaaaatcctacaatgtgattttctggatttctagctaaataaaggttaacattACAGTATGCACTGAGTATCTCATCCCTTCGCCCTTTTCACTCACCCCATGCTTGACAGTTTTGGCTGCGTGAGCGGCTTTCTTCTTGGTGTCGTACTGTGTTAGAACGTCTATCAGACCCATGAAGTACACCTCCTTCTGAGGGGctcctgaggggggaaaacaGACCAGATGCTGAATAAAGTCACTGCTTAAAAACCCAAATGACCCAACTTCCAGTGTAACTTCAAATCCAGGAATagagtcaattccatttaaaaatcattcaaTTCAGTAGGGAAATTGAGAATCCAATGGCTTAAAATTATTGACTTGATCCAAACCCTGTAATTTCCCAACTTCCCTTGAACCTACCAGGGGCACTCCTTATGGCATACACATCCACATAGGGGTCAAACTCCCCGGGCCCCAGGGGCTTGCAGGAGGCCATGTAGCCAGCGATGCCCTCAGGAGACGTGCTGTAGGAGCACGCGTTAGGGACCTGCATCAGGCCATTCTcagtctccccatcctcctcaatAGAgggttcctctccctcctcctcttcccgcTCAGCCCGCCCCAAGTCATGGATACCCAGGAGCAGGCTGTAGTCCATAATCTTTAGCTTGACAAGAAACTATagaacaggacacacacaccagatgATTACTATGAATGGAGATGATGGTATAATGGCAACAAACAGCTAGAATGTTTCTACTGCCACCTTGTGTTAGACTCAATAGAATGACAGTTTCTAGAACTTGAGAGGTCAACATAGAAATAGACTGAATTCTAGTTCTAAATCTGTGGAGGTCACATTACCTCCACATCTCTGTTGAGTTTCTCCATGACCTTCTCCTTCTGCTCCTCGTTCACATACACCTTCTGCATGTTGTTTCTGAAGTCCATGTCCTTGTAGGTGGGCAGCTCTTTCACCTGAGGGACCGTTATAAAACAAACGCATGAGAACTTTCCCAAGCATGTCAAATGGCCCCTAAAACtaaactctggacctcgaagacCATTccactacatttttttttatttttcaaggATCATCAATTTGTAATATTATGCAATTGTTTCTAGTCGCCACCAGTAGATTGCCACAACCTCatgaggaaaaaaacaactaacttactcttcaaatcaaatcttattggtcacaaacacatggttagcatatgttattgtgagtttagcaaaatgtttatgcttctagatctgacagtgcaggagcatctaacaggtaatatctaacaatgccacaacaaaacctaatatctaacaaattccacagcaAAACCTattacacacaatctagtaaaggaatgggataagaattTATAAGTTTAAAATATATGGAtcagcagtgacagagcggctaagatgcaataatGTAGGATacaatatatacaatatacaacTTTCAATGCAGAATTACTTtcacattgttcctcaactgcagtgtatgatatacaattttatATCGCTGAGTCTTTACTTTTATccaacataaaaaaatatatatttcaaattttgctacataagaccgagtCAAGGTGGTGGGTCACATGTACTGTGGGTTAGTGTCACAATACCAGAATTTTGACTTTAATTCCAATAGCAGGTTTAGTATCACGATGCTCGATACCAGAACGATACCATGGCAAAATAAGGTATATTAGCCAAagtcacagaatggcacttgatccagacaAATGTTTTGAGCTCAAACTCATTACACTTGACATTTTTCAGAGACAGCCATGTATGCATTAATGCAGAATCAAAAACtctgtcctcgggaccccaaacaaaacatgcaccccttggTTTCCTGAGGagagagtttgggaaacgctgtatTAATGAATTAATTGCATCATACAATCAATTTGACTTCATTTTTACCAATGTAGCTACATAACATAATGGTAATCATTTGTTTGAATGCTATATCTATTGATAAACCAGGTATATCAAGATATAGGCCTATTCACAACACAGGTGAATGCATTGTATGCATGCATTGATGTtttgagcttgttttggctgattttaTGGGGCTACAGAGGaatcaacaacatttgcataaaAGCAGCAATGCCTTCTTTTATAAATGCGTGCTCTATATCTATGAGCTAATGacatcattcacacacacacacagtgaaaaggACGGGAGAGATGTGACTATGGCGAGGGACACAAAGTGAATTAATAAAGATTTTGggaatagctaggtttccatccaattggcgacagattttcatgcgaatatttaaaaaaaatctgtataacaactatatgcacattttcccaccagagatgtgtttcttTCACATTTACTTTTTGCACTATaggttagagcctgtaaggattttgggcggcagggtagcctagtggttagagcactagtaaccgaaaggttgcaagttcaaatccccgagctgacaaggtacaaaatctgttcctaggccgtcattgaaagtaaaataaaggtaaaatttaattaaaaaaattcactgtatggtctacctacacctgttgtattcggcgcacgtgacaaataaactttgatttgatttgcagatAAAAGGCTACACGTGACATAATACCTAACAATTCTGTACCAAATATAAATacatgttaaatcaaatcaaattttatttgtcacatgtgccaaatacaacaggtatagaaattcttacttacaagcccttaaccaacaatgcagttaagaaaatacaaaaaatttATAAAagtaagaataacaaataattaaagagcagcagtagataacaatacagggggcaccggtgttgaggtaatatgtacagttatTAGAGTTAGATTTATTAGAGTAGTGTAGCAATTGTTCTTGCGGGAGGAGAGGGGCAATGCAAAtcatctgggtagccatttgtttagatgttcaggagtcttatggcttggggtagaagctatttaggagcctcttggacctagacttggcactctggtactgcttgccgtgtagtagcagagagaacagtttatgactaaagtggctggagtttttgacaatttttagggccttcctctgacaccgcctggtacagaggtcctggatggcaggaagcttggccctggtgatgtgctgggccgtacgcactaccctctgtagtgccttgcggtcggaggccgagtagttgtcataccaggcagtgatgcaatccgtcaaatgctctcgatggtgcagctgtaaaaccttttgaggatctgaggacccatgacaaatcttttcagtctcctgagggggaataggttttattgtgtcctcttcacgactgtcttggtgtgcttggaccatgttagtttgttggtcatgtggacaccaaggaacttgaagctctcaaccttctccactacagccccgtcgaagagaatgggggcgtgcttcgtcctcattttcctgtagtccacaatcatctcctttgtcttgatcacgttgaaggagaggttgttgtccttgcaccacatggtcaggtctctggcctcctccctataggctgtctcatcgttaaATTGTTTTCCATcgtattttcaactctactgatgttTCTCACAAAACAATTGTTTTATATAGCGAGATTATATTATGGACAAAATAGTAAGAATGGTAGCCAAGCATCGATTATCATGTCACCAAAATAAGATccttgatatttattggaaaggggcatcaagctcatcaccttgcactttcaccaccctgtttGGTTCATAATTGAGTTCCTCTGTaccctaataaactgcatgctttcctgatGAGTCGTAGAGGGAGGACCACAGAACATGTTATCACGTGACTAAGTTTAattcaatatgatggttattatatcaataccaacccaaaaagatcccaccttgtctggagtattttgttttgtcgacattaaaaggttggatggaaacctggttaatgaTTATGTTTTTTTGGTGACAATCAGCACATTTTGCATTATGGTACCACAAACAAAGTACTATGGTAGTGAATTGATGTTAGCGTCATCTGTTAGATAGCAAAAAAAGTTGGAAGCTACTGGTATGTTCTGTTcttgcattgtaaagtgttctagcCTGTAAAGGACATTGCTTTGCGAACAGTAATTAACAGTTGCAACATTTCTACATTATTCAACTGTTTGCTTCTGTATAGCATGAgaggggagctaacatgatgcatccCAGACTCCCAGTGAGTTCAGTGGTTCCTCAATACAGGCTAGATCTAGCAATGGATAACTGGAGCAGGCACGGTGCTCTCGTGCCATAAGGTGATATTGTCTACAGACTTGATCCTTTCTCAGTCAGTAGACAAAGTGAAACGCGTATGATAGAAGTACCGAAAGTAACAAATTCTAGTACCaaactgttttttaaatgttatagGATATAAAAAGTTCTGAACTTTCggtataccgtgcaacactacTGTGGGTGCCTAACAGAGCTAGTCCTTAAGGCAATTTTCACATGCATGGTTGGTTGGGTGAGACATAGACATTCTTAGTTGGCTTACCCGCTCTTTGTCACTTGCTTCACGAGACACCAGAGAGCCCTGAGTATCAATAAGATTAGAGTTTAATAGGCAAGGTCAGGGATTATACGAGTGTAAATCATGAAGTAGCGTAAGGAACAAGCATTACAGAACAGTACAGGTGTACAAGCATTATACAACAGCTGACTagagttgcaaaattccagtaactttccccAAAAGTATTTAAGAAATAAATCCTCCAATCAGGATTCCTGGAAAACCTGGGGATTTTCAGTAAGTAACAGGAATTTTTCAACCctaggtgtgtctctctctcatctggatgtagtactgtgtgtgtgtgtgtgtacgcgtttGTGTTTTCGTTCAGTCTCACCTTAAGGTCGTACTTCCTGTGCACCACCAGTCTGTGGCTGAACATGTTCCTCATGACGATCAGGTAGGTCTCCTCATTCTCTACACCCACACGGTACATCCCCAGGAACTGGGGCAGCAGAGTGCTGCCGTGACACTTCACTATGTGCTGCAgccagggagaagagggggacaaATTAATGGCGAATAGACTGTGATTGTGTCTGAAATTACTccaagggccttggtcaaaagtagtgcattatatagagccatttaaaaaataataattttacaaGCAAACGTCACGTTTGAGGGATGCACACACATCCCACACCAAAAACCTCTGTAGCAGGATAGCTAACGCTTAAGTCGAGACCTTGACTAATAGTGAGTGagtgattaaaaataaaaacatgcaaGACTGATGGCTATAGCTCTGTTCAACAAGTATATTCTTCTTCTGGCTATACCCATCTCTATTTGTGATATTTTACCTTGCCTGGCTGGCTTGCTACAGTAGGTAATCAAACCTCTGATGAAATCTGTGATGTATATGATTACATGTTTGTTAACTTGAATGAGCTGCATTTGAAGTTGCACGTGATCATATCCACTGCTAGGTAAACAGAGCTTTTTGATTCCAAACTGCGCTCACAACTTCTCATAAAGCGGCCGGGAAATGGTTCTGTGGAATAGGATGCCATCTGGAACACATCAGTACTATACATTCACATGACTCCTTTCACCTCTGGTTGAATATGAAAATGAAACATTTTTCTACACTGGAACCGAATTGCTTGCTCTTACATTTTCTCTTcaccttgctctttctctctttccaggTTACAAATATGTCTCCACTTAGTCTGATCAAAAATGTTTCAGACCAAGTGTCAAATTGAAACAGAGGTGGTCCCTGCAGATATCTCCTTACTAttaacctttctggcgcaggcgttccgctagcgacccacctcgacaacatctggtgaaattgcagagtgccaaatccAAAAGTCATAATGaacataaaaaatacaagtgttatgcatcagtttaaagattaacttcttgataatccagccgctttgtcagattccAAAAAggatttacggcgaaagcataccatgctgAGGACAGCGCACggcttacaaaagcatacaaacattttacaaccaagtaaaggaattacaaaagtcagaaatagcgataaaattagtcacttacctttgaagaacttcatatggttgcagtcacaagagtcccagctacacaataatgttttgttttgttcgataaagtccctctttatatcccaaaactctgttttgttggcgcgtttcattcagtaatccactggctcaacgccggtcaaaacatgcagatgaatacatcctaatagtaccggtaaagttcgtCTATTCATATCAAAttatgtttataattaatcctcaggttttcaattgtctaaataatcaataatatttcaaccggacaatagcgtattcaattaaaaggaaaaacaacgaagggggCGCAATCGGTCACGCGCAAACCAGCAATACATGATTCTACACtccactgacagaaaggtctcattcttcttcatttttcagaaaacaagcctgaacaatgtctaaagactgacatctagtggaagctataggaactgcaatctgggtccgaacccattagatactctaaatcaaatcaaattttaatttgtcacatacacatggttagtagatattaatgcgagtgtagcgaaatgcttgtgcttctagttccgacaatgcagtaataaccaacgagtaatctaacctaacaattccacaactacaaccttatacacacacaagtgtaaggggataaagaatatgtacataaagatatgaatgagtgatggtacagaacggatgaggcaagatgcagtggatggtttcgagtacagtatatacagtggggaaaaaaaattgtgcaagttctcccacttaaaaaagatgagagaggcctgtaattttcatcataggtacacttcaactatgacagacaaaatgagagaaaaaaaatccagaaaatcacattgtaggattttttatgaatttatttgcaaattatggtggaaaatatgtatttggtcacctacaaacatgcaagatttctggctctcacagaactgtaacttcttctttaagaggctcctctgtcctccactcgttacctgcattaatggcatctgtttgaaAAAGactcctgtccacaacctcaaacagtcacactccaaactccactatggccaagaccaaagagctgtcaaaggacaccagaaacaaaattgtagacctgcaccaggctgggaagactgaatctgcaataggtaagcagcttggtttgaagaaatcaactgtgggagcaattattaggaaatggaagacatacaagaccactgaaaatctccctcgatctggggctccacgcaagatctcaccccgtggggtcaaaatgatcacaagaacggtgagcaaaaatcccagaaccacacgaggggacctagtgaatgacctgcagagagctgggaccaaagtaacaaagcctaccatcagcaagggcattgaagatgaaacgtggctgggtctttcagcatgacaatgatcccaaacacaccgcccggacaacgaaggagtgacttcgtaagaagcatttcaaggtcctggagtggcctagccagtctcccgatctc contains:
- the LOC110532655 gene encoding phosphatidylinositol 5-phosphate 4-kinase type-2 gamma, translating into MASIGNAVSSPMVILAPKTKTKKKHFVQQKVKVFRASDPVLSVFMWGVNHSINDLNQVPVPVMLLPDDFKANTKIKVNNHFFNKENLPGHFKFKEYCPQVFRNLRERFGIEDLDYQVSLTRSPPVRGGDAQGEGILLTSYDRTLVIKQISSEDVADMHGILSEYHQHIVKCHGSTLLPQFLGMYRVGVENEETYLIVMRNMFSHRLVVHRKYDLKGSLVSREASDKERVKELPTYKDMDFRNNMQKVYVNEEQKEKVMEKLNRDVEFLVKLKIMDYSLLLGIHDLGRAEREEEEGEEPSIEEDGETENGLMQVPNACSYSTSPEGIAGYMASCKPLGPGEFDPYVDVYAIRSAPGAPQKEVYFMGLIDVLTQYDTKKKAAHAAKTVKHGVSEKGEGMRYSVHTVMLTFI